The Paracoccus sp. MC1862 genome includes a window with the following:
- a CDS encoding sulfate/molybdate ABC transporter ATP-binding protein codes for MVIQIDEISKLFGTTAALHPVSLSIPGGALVALLGPSGSGKTTLLRILGGLEYPTSGRVLFDGQDATGMTVQERRAGFVFQSYALFRHMTVFDNIAYGLNARPRASRPPKAEIARRVTKLLDLIQLPQIADRYPSQLSGGQRQRVALARALAIEPRMLLLDEPFGALDAKVRKELRQGLREIHDETGLTTVFVTHDQDEAMELADLVVVMSMGRIEQIGKPQDIRDRPATAFVRDFIGA; via the coding sequence ATGGTGATCCAGATCGACGAAATCTCGAAGCTGTTCGGCACGACCGCGGCGCTGCATCCGGTGTCGCTGTCCATTCCTGGCGGCGCGCTGGTCGCGCTGCTGGGACCCTCGGGGTCGGGCAAGACGACGCTCTTGCGCATTCTCGGGGGGCTGGAATACCCGACCTCGGGGCGGGTGCTGTTCGACGGGCAGGACGCGACCGGCATGACTGTGCAGGAACGCCGCGCGGGCTTTGTCTTCCAGTCCTACGCGCTGTTTCGGCACATGACGGTCTTTGACAACATCGCCTATGGCCTGAACGCCCGGCCCCGCGCGAGCCGCCCGCCAAAGGCGGAAATCGCCCGGCGGGTGACGAAGCTTCTGGACCTGATCCAGCTTCCCCAGATCGCCGACCGCTATCCCAGCCAGTTGTCCGGCGGCCAGCGCCAGCGGGTGGCGCTGGCCCGTGCGCTGGCTATCGAGCCGCGGATGCTGCTGCTGGACGAGCCTTTTGGGGCCTTGGACGCCAAGGTGCGCAAGGAACTGCGGCAGGGGCTGCGCGAAATCCATGACGAGACGGGGCTGACGACCGTATTCGTCACCCATGACCAGGACGAGGCGATGGAACTGGCCGACCTGGTGGTGGTGATGTCGATGGGCCGGATCGAGCAGATCGG
- the cysW gene encoding sulfate ABC transporter permease subunit CysW: MSDISLGPARRFRAPTAEAPALRIALILLAVTGIGLLVLAPLATVFAEALLRGVGAAVASLSDPQAWSAIRLTLLVAAIAVPLNAVFGLAAAWAITKFDFRGKAFLITLIDLPFSISPVVAGLCIVLTFGANSMIGGWLVAHGFPIVFALPGIVIATMFVTFPFVARELIPVMIEQGRAEEEAALTLGASGWRVFWTVTLPNIRWALLYGVLLCNARAMGEFGAVAVVSGKIRGQTATMPITIEMLYNEYLSVAAFTMAALLALLGLVTLLVKTSLEIRHADALAAQRRH; the protein is encoded by the coding sequence ATGTCTGACATCTCCCTTGGCCCCGCCCGCCGCTTCCGCGCGCCTACGGCTGAAGCCCCGGCCCTGCGGATCGCGCTGATCCTGCTGGCCGTCACCGGCATCGGCCTGCTGGTGCTGGCCCCGCTGGCCACCGTCTTTGCCGAGGCGCTGTTGCGCGGGGTCGGCGCGGCGGTGGCCAGCCTGTCCGACCCGCAGGCCTGGTCGGCGATCCGGCTGACGCTGCTGGTCGCCGCCATCGCCGTGCCGCTGAACGCGGTCTTCGGGCTGGCCGCCGCCTGGGCGATCACCAAGTTCGACTTTCGCGGCAAGGCCTTTCTCATCACGCTGATCGACCTGCCGTTTTCCATCAGCCCGGTGGTGGCGGGGCTTTGCATCGTGCTGACCTTCGGAGCGAACTCGATGATCGGGGGATGGCTGGTGGCGCATGGCTTTCCCATCGTCTTCGCCCTGCCGGGCATCGTGATCGCCACCATGTTCGTGACCTTCCCCTTCGTCGCCCGCGAGCTGATCCCGGTGATGATCGAGCAGGGCCGCGCCGAGGAGGAAGCCGCCCTGACCCTCGGCGCCTCCGGCTGGCGTGTCTTCTGGACCGTGACCCTGCCCAACATCCGCTGGGCGCTGCTGTATGGCGTGCTGCTGTGCAACGCCCGGGCGATGGGCGAGTTCGGGGCAGTCGCGGTCGTCTCGGGCAAGATCCGCGGGCAGACGGCGACCATGCCGATCACCATCGAGATGCTTTACAACGAATATCTTTCCGTGGCGGCCTTTACGATGGCGGCGCTGCTGGCGCTGCTGGGGCTGGTCACGCTGCTGGTCAAGACCTCGCTGGAAATCCGCCATGCCGATGCGTTGGCAGCCCAGAGGCGGCACTGA